In Clostridium swellfunianum, a genomic segment contains:
- a CDS encoding TetR/AcrR family transcriptional regulator: MELSTKQKIILATIGCIEKEGINAVTIRSIGKEANVNSAAINYHFGSKEKLIEEAFDYIQKDFMMDFTEIINKDMDLRKIVEELLLYILQGTIRYPNIVKAVLYEPFFNNNYNGVFINKLNALCEELCRKVNKQPASDKEKNKIAVIQLTASSLFMGIFPCIFKDFSNIDLRDENMLKEYIKTLSDIFVNAIIGF, from the coding sequence ATGGAGCTTTCTACAAAACAAAAGATAATACTAGCCACTATTGGGTGTATTGAAAAAGAAGGAATTAATGCTGTAACAATAAGAAGTATTGGAAAAGAAGCCAACGTAAACAGTGCAGCTATCAATTACCATTTTGGTTCAAAAGAAAAGCTTATTGAAGAAGCTTTTGATTATATACAAAAAGATTTCATGATGGACTTTACCGAAATTATTAACAAGGACATGGACTTAAGAAAAATAGTAGAAGAATTGCTTCTATATATTCTTCAAGGAACTATTAGATATCCCAATATTGTAAAGGCAGTACTATATGAGCCATTCTTTAATAATAATTATAATGGTGTCTTTATTAATAAATTAAATGCTTTATGTGAGGAGCTTTGCAGAAAAGTAAATAAGCAGCCTGCTTCTGATAAAGAGAAAAATAAAATTGCTGTCATTCAATTAACAGCCTCAAGCCTCTTCATGGGAATCTTTCCATGTATTTTTAAAGACTTTTCAAATATAGACCTTAGAGATGAAAATATGTTAAAAGAATATATAAAAACACTGTCAGATATTTTTGTAAATGCAATTATAGGGTTTTAA
- a CDS encoding methyl-accepting chemotaxis protein: MNIRFKTRGKLLSLIISTILIFSIVVSVIIYVQFNSFITNSTLRTSSNLSMELINQEYKGDWSIVNDKLYKGSKLINDDTEMLDSIKKRANVECTIFLKDTRIATTIPDNNGRATGTKAEEKVIDTVIAKGTEYVGTSTVLNEPYKAIYLPIKDKNGSNIGMFFIGMDKKVIGSQVNEILIKISRFTLILILASIVGMMFFATKFIVKPLNNTKKYLGLLSNGDLSFDISNEYLKRDDEFGEITNAIKSTQDSIKEMIKSIKQSSENIDTQSETLTAVSEEMAAASSNVTSAIQDVAKGAENQTERLMKVSDITNKFGSQLENIIQAIEEVDKNANEIDNIANDSNSKIDNLAQSINAVKSAFNDFSDKISNLGTKINKINDISNLINGIASQTNLLALNAAIEAARAGEAGRGFAVVADEIRKLAEESKSSSETINSLISDISKNSNSMVSTSKEMSDELSSEMEIVNAAIKSFDSIVNAIRAIIPKIQEVNNSSTSLHKDKDIVMEKIEEVASVAVQMSASSEEISASTEEVSASTEEVAGAAQNLCNMTREMLENVNKFKL, translated from the coding sequence ATGAATATTCGTTTTAAAACAAGAGGAAAGTTACTTTCATTGATTATTTCTACAATTTTAATTTTTAGCATAGTTGTTAGCGTGATTATTTATGTTCAGTTTAACAGCTTCATAACTAACAGTACTCTTAGGACAAGTTCAAACCTAAGCATGGAATTAATCAATCAGGAATATAAAGGCGACTGGAGCATAGTGAATGACAAACTATATAAGGGAAGCAAATTAATCAACGATGATACTGAGATGCTTGACAGCATTAAAAAGAGAGCTAATGTTGAGTGCACAATATTCCTAAAAGACACAAGAATTGCTACAACTATACCTGATAACAATGGCAGGGCAACAGGAACAAAAGCAGAAGAAAAGGTTATAGATACCGTTATAGCTAAAGGAACTGAGTATGTAGGTACTTCAACTGTTTTAAATGAACCATATAAAGCAATATACCTTCCTATAAAAGATAAAAATGGTTCAAATATAGGTATGTTCTTTATTGGAATGGATAAGAAAGTTATAGGCAGTCAAGTAAATGAAATACTAATAAAAATTTCTAGATTTACGCTTATACTAATCCTAGCATCAATAGTAGGAATGATGTTCTTTGCTACTAAATTTATAGTAAAACCTCTCAACAATACAAAGAAGTATCTGGGATTGCTATCAAACGGCGATTTATCCTTTGATATATCTAATGAATACTTAAAGAGGGATGATGAATTTGGTGAAATTACAAATGCCATAAAGTCTACGCAGGATTCAATTAAAGAGATGATTAAATCCATAAAGCAAAGCTCTGAAAATATTGATACTCAATCAGAAACCTTAACTGCAGTATCTGAAGAAATGGCAGCAGCCTCAAGCAATGTAACATCAGCAATACAAGATGTAGCAAAGGGTGCAGAGAATCAAACAGAGCGTTTGATGAAGGTTTCAGATATAACAAATAAATTTGGTTCACAGTTAGAAAACATAATACAAGCCATCGAAGAAGTTGATAAGAATGCAAATGAAATTGATAATATAGCAAACGACAGCAATAGCAAGATAGATAATCTGGCACAATCAATTAATGCAGTTAAAAGCGCATTCAATGATTTCTCAGATAAAATATCAAACTTAGGAACAAAAATTAACAAAATAAATGATATTTCCAACCTGATAAACGGAATAGCAAGTCAAACGAACCTTCTAGCACTTAATGCGGCTATTGAAGCAGCCAGAGCAGGTGAAGCAGGAAGGGGCTTTGCAGTTGTTGCTGACGAAATAAGAAAGCTTGCTGAAGAAAGTAAAAGTTCATCCGAGACTATTAATTCTCTAATAAGTGATATATCAAAAAACAGCAACAGTATGGTTAGCACCTCAAAGGAAATGAGCGATGAATTATCAAGCGAAATGGAGATAGTGAATGCAGCTATAAAATCCTTTGACAGTATTGTTAATGCCATAAGAGCTATAATTCCTAAAATACAGGAAGTAAATAACTCTTCAACTTCACTGCATAAAGATAAAGATATAGTAATGGAAAAGATAGAAGAAGTTGCATCAGTTGCCGTTCAGATGTCCGCATCCTCAGAGGAGATATCAGCATCCACAGAAGAAGTAAGTGCATCAACGGAAGAAGTGGCGGGAGCTGCACAAAACTTATGCAATATGACTAGAGAAATGCTGGAGAATGTAAATAAGTTTAAGTTGTAG